CCGCTGGGCCATGCGGCCAGCACCGGAATGCCGCGCGAGCGGAACTGGTCGAGCGTCTCATTGCCCTTGCGGGCCGCATCCGACTGAATCGTCTTGAGCAGCTGATTGTTGCCGGCCAATATCAGCGTGCTGCCGTTCTCGCCGATAATCTGCCGCAGCTGATTGAGTTTCGCGACGGTCAGTCCGCTGCACTCATCCAACAGCAGCGTGCGTTCACGTTTGAGCAGATGTTCACGGATGCGGCTGGTGAGTGTTTTCATCCCGCCGTACGAGTCCAGGTCCATCGCCGCCGCAATCGCCGCAAACATCGCCACGCTGGTCATCGTGTCGTCGAGCTTGACATAGATGGCCGCCGGGTGGACCGCCGCATACTGCCGCAGGCAGATCGATTTGCCGTGCCCGGCATCGCCGATGATGACGGCAATGCGTCCCTCACCCGGCTGCGTAAAGGATTCGGCTTGTTTGATGACTGCAAAGATGGCCTTGGCAATCGTCGTCTCCACATAGGGTGATTCTTTTTTCCGCTCGGCCCGCTTGGCCGTTCGGTTCATATAATCCACCAATCGGGCGGCAATTTTTTTCGAGTCCCCCTCATACTTGCCCAGCAGAAACTGCGACAGGGCCGCCAGCGACACACCGATGGAGGCCGCCAGCTCGCCTCGCGTTATGCCGTACTGATCGCAGAAGGCGATCACCTTGTTGCAGAAGTGCCTGACCTCATCCTTGCTTTCCATATTCGGCATCCCTACCAATACTTTTCGGGCCTCCTGCTCGAGCGTTTCGAGCAGCTTTTTATTCATCGTTTAATCCCAATTTAAATGCATTTTTTCCTGTTCCGCACCCGCCTCAATCTCCAGCGTCGGCAGCGGCTTCGGCTCGGCCCGCATTGTGTCATACTCAATCTGCAGGTCCGCCACATAGTGAATCGCCTCGCCGCCGGCCGCCCGCCGCACCTGTTTAATCTGCGCCATCCGCTGGTGCTCGCGGACCTGGCCGTCCATCACCGTCGCTACCGGCCGAATCACCGGTTTTTCCGGCTCCGGCATCGGCCGCGTCCGCGCCTGCATCGCCGCCAGCGTCAGCGTCGTTAAATCCATCGCCGCCGTTCTGGCTGCCGGAGCGGCCTGCTTCACCAATCGCTTGGCCTTGGCCTGCATCGCCCGAGCCTGCCGAAGGGCCGCATCATCCGCGCCGCCGTAGGCTACCATCTTCCACTGTTCGGCGATGCAGATGAGCTTGTAGGTATTCGGCTCGTATACCCAGACCTTCGTGAGATCCTCCGGGTCCCAGGCCGCGCGGACCTTTTTGCCCTGCCAGGCCAGCAGTGCCGGCTCGGCCGCCCCGTAATCCAGTCCCCGGATGCGGATGCCGTTCTTGCCGACCGTCAGCAGGCCGCTCCAGCAGCGGCACATCAGGTCCAGCACCCCTTCGGCCGTCACGCGCCGCACCGAGCGCTGCTGTATCACTTCCAACGGACTCTTGCCGTCCATCCCGCGTCCCTGATGCGCCGTGCGGTTGTAGATTTGGATATAGGTTTCGGCCTGCGAGCGGAACTCCTCCAGCGTCGG
This genomic stretch from Anaerohalosphaeraceae bacterium harbors:
- a CDS encoding AAA family ATPase, producing the protein MNKKLLETLEQEARKVLVGMPNMESKDEVRHFCNKVIAFCDQYGITRGELAASIGVSLAALSQFLLGKYEGDSKKIAARLVDYMNRTAKRAERKKESPYVETTIAKAIFAVIKQAESFTQPGEGRIAVIIGDAGHGKSICLRQYAAVHPAAIYVKLDDTMTSVAMFAAIAAAMDLDSYGGMKTLTSRIREHLLKRERTLLLDECSGLTVAKLNQLRQIIGENGSTLILAGNNQLLKTIQSDAARKGNETLDQFRSRGIPVLAAWPSG